Proteins from a genomic interval of Candidatus Nomurabacteria bacterium:
- a CDS encoding 50S ribosomal protein L18, which translates to MNKEVKKKVHNLEQRKARIRSRVSGTSEKPRLSLTISNLHISAQVIDDSTSKTLASASTVGKKSSGSLAEKAKKIGEEIAKTASSKKVTEVVFDRNGKKYHGRVKAFADAARKGGLKF; encoded by the coding sequence ATGAATAAAGAAGTAAAAAAGAAGGTCCATAACCTAGAACAAAGAAAGGCTCGAATTAGAAGTCGAGTTTCTGGCACTTCAGAAAAGCCTCGTCTATCTTTAACAATTTCTAATCTTCATATCTCTGCTCAAGTTATTGATGACTCTACTTCAAAAACTCTTGCTTCAGCTAGCACAGTAGGTAAAAAATCATCTGGATCACTTGCTGAAAAAGCCAAAAAGATTGGCGAAGAAATTGCAAAAACTGCGTCATCTAAAAAAGTTACTGAAGTTGTCTTCGATCGAAATGGAAAAAAATACCATGGTCGAGTTAAAGCTTTTGCAGATGCAGCTAGAAAAGGTGGACTAAAATTCTAG
- the rplF gene encoding 50S ribosomal protein L6, giving the protein MSRIGKMPIEMPGGVSASLEGRTLTVKGPKGEQSMEVPPLSSVKVDGQMIQVERANDEKMQKAQHGLTRSLINNLVIGVTEGFSKELEVNGVGFKIRLEGKDLVMSLGFSHEIRYTIPEDVDVKIEKMDITVSGINKQRVGRIAAEIREFKKPEPYKGKGIKYKTERVVRKAGKSGK; this is encoded by the coding sequence ATGAGTAGAATCGGAAAAATGCCAATCGAAATGCCAGGTGGTGTCAGTGCCTCTTTGGAAGGTCGTACTTTAACTGTCAAAGGCCCAAAGGGTGAGCAGAGTATGGAAGTGCCTCCACTTTCTTCTGTAAAAGTTGATGGTCAAATGATCCAAGTCGAGCGAGCCAATGATGAAAAAATGCAAAAAGCTCAACACGGTTTAACTCGTTCTTTAATTAATAATTTAGTTATTGGAGTTACAGAAGGATTCTCAAAAGAACTCGAAGTAAATGGTGTTGGTTTTAAAATCCGATTGGAGGGTAAAGATTTAGTCATGAGCCTTGGCTTTTCCCATGAAATACGCTATACTATACCTGAAGACGTAGATGTCAAAATCGAAAAGATGGACATCACAGTAAGTGGAATTAATAAGCAAAGAGTTGGGCGAATTGCAGCAGAAATCCGCGAGTTTAAAAAGCCAGAGCCATACAAAGGTAAAGGTATAAAGTACAAAACTGAAAGAGTTGTCAGAAAAGCAGGCAAATCAGGTAAATAA